ttgttcACGATATATATGACGAATTCCTTCTTGCGCAACTTATGCTAATGAATTTCATTCGCAatgtttttataattttctatttgaaATCTACGGTATAAGATATCTGCAACATTGACATATCAATAAGATGTAATATGTTTCTATGATGTTCTCGAATCTTCCAAATGGATGAACGGTTTGCCCTTGTATCTAGAATGTAGTGGTTCCCTTAGTTGTTTTTATGACAAGGGCATTATAACGTTTTCTATGTCTACGTCTTCTGACATTTaatgaattaaaatttcaaatatgggaATAGCAAACAAAATATTCTGAAACAAACAAACTTTCAtcacattaatatttatagaactATTGGATCtttctatatttttgtatatttgtgTTAACTAGATTTTTATATGCTACCTTCATTATCTTTATACTTTGTACTTTCACTTCATATGTACATGTATCGATTATTTCCAATCAATAGAAGTGCACATTTAAACACATTTTAAGATAAGCTTATCAGAAATAATACACATAAATGATATCATATCAGTTCAGACTTTAAgtggaaaataaattatataacatgatttttatttttattacaaatatatttctACTTGTATACCTATTGCACAAGTTGTTGCAATTtatctttttcaattaattaataatttatatattttttagtcCAAACCTGGAGAAGTTACTCAGGCTGTTAAGGATGCAATTGATATCGGCTATAGACATATCGATTGTGCCCATGTTTATGGCAATGAAAAAGAAGTGGGTGCTGCTCTTAAAGCAAAGCTCACCCAAGGTATTGTGAAAAGGCAGGACCTTTTTATTACCAGCAAATTATGGAATACTTTCCATAGACCAGACTTGGTTGAACCTGCTATTAAAAAAACTTTATCAGATTTGGGTCTCGAATATTTGGATCTTTACTTAATTCATTGGCCAATGGCATACAAAGAGGGGGATGATCTTTTCCCAAATAATGCTGATGATAGTCCTGCTCTTAGCAATGTAGACTATGTAGATACATGGAAAGCTATGGAAGCTTTGGTATCTAAAGGACTTGCTAAAAATATTGGTATTAGCAACTTTAATTCTGAACAAATAGACAGACTACTTAAAAATTGCAGCATCAAACCAGTTACAAACCAAGTAAATATAAGTTTCATTCAATTTATAGT
This sequence is a window from Bombus affinis isolate iyBomAffi1 chromosome 14, iyBomAffi1.2, whole genome shotgun sequence. Protein-coding genes within it:
- the LOC126924294 gene encoding aldo-keto reductase family 1 member B1-like, giving the protein MVLNVPMIKFYNGNEVPSFGLGTWKSKPGEVTQAVKDAIDIGYRHIDCAHVYGNEKEVGAALKAKLTQGIVKRQDLFITSKLWNTFHRPDLVEPAIKKTLSDLGLEYLDLYLIHWPMAYKEGDDLFPNNADDSPALSNVDYVDTWKAMEALVSKGLAKNIGISNFNSEQIDRLLKNCSIKPVTNQIECHPYLTQKKLSDFCKQKDILITAYSPLGSPDRPWAKPDDPKLLDDKKLGELAKKYNKTPAQVLIRYQLDRGHIVIPKSVTKSRIAQNSEVFDFKLSAEDIAYIDTFDCNGRICPMFGTEPSPYYPFHIPF